The sequence CGGTGCTCGCCATCGGCGCCCTGTTCACCACCGGCCGTCTCAACGTCGAAAAGGTCGTATCCCTGGCCGGGCCGATGGTCAAACGCCCGCGCCTGCTGCGGACCCGCGTCGGCGCCAATCTGCACGATCTGACCGCTGGGGAACTGGCGGAAGGGGAGGCCCGCATCATTTCCGGATCGGTCCTGGGTGGCCGCCGGTTGCGCGACTGGTCGGCCTGGCTGGGCGCCTACCACAACCAAATCAGCGTGATCGAGGAATATCACGAACGCGAGCTGTTCGGCTGGATCGAGATGAAAGGGTCGGACAGAAAGTTCTCGATCCTCAACGTCTTCCCGCTGCAGCGGGAAAAGCCGGAGAAGTATCGGCTGACCTCGGCCCTGTTCGGCAGCCCCCGCGCCATCGTGCCCATCGGGGTCTACGAGCGGGTGATGCCCCTCGACATTCTGCCGACCCAGCTGCTGCGGGCGCTGGTGGTGGGGGACACCGATACGGCCCAGCAGCTTGGCTGTCTGGAGTTGGATGAGGAGGATCTGGCCCTGTGCACCTTCGTCGATCCCGGCAAGCACAATTTCGGTCCGGTCCTGCGCAAGAATCTAACCCAAATCGAGAAGGAAGGCTGATGTCAAAGACACGCGAATTCCTGGACAAAATCCATCCGCTGTTCGCCAAGGGGGGGAAATACGAGAAGCTGTATCCACTGTACGAGATGGTGGATACCTTCCTGTATTCGCCGGCGGACACCGCGCCCGACCCGGTCCACGTGCGCGACGCCATCGATCTCAAGCGAGTCATGGTGTACGTCTGGCTGGCGACATTCCCGGCTATCTTCATCGCCTGTTACAATACCGGCTATCAGGCCAACCAGGCGATGCAGGCCATGGGACTGGAAACCATCGCCAACTGGCGCGGGCCGATCATGGACATTTTCGGCTACAACCCCTCCAATCCGCTGTCGTGCTTCCTGCACGGGGCGCTGTACTTCTTCCCGGTCTATATCGTGACCTTCGTGGTCGGCGGCTTGTGGGAGGTGCTGTTTGCGGTGGTGCGCAAGCACGACATCAACGAGGGCTTCTTCGTCACCTCGATTCTGTTCTCCCTGTCGCTGCCGCCGTCGATTCCGTTGTGGATGGTGGCGCTCGGGATCACCTTCGGGGTGGTGCTGGGCAAGGAAGTGTTCGGCGGCACCGGCAAGAACTTCCTCAACCCGGCCCTTACCGGCCGCGCCTTCCTGTTCTTCGCCTATCCGGCCTTCATGAGCGGGGATGGGGTGTGGGTCGCGGTGGACGGCTACAGCGCCGCCACGCCGTTGGCCCTCGGCGCCGCCGGTGGCTTGCCGGCGATTCAGGAAGCCGGCTATTCCTGGGGGCAAACCTTCTTCGGCTTCATGCCCGGCTCCATGGGGGAAACCTCGGTGATCGCGATTCTGCTGGGGGCGGCGTTCCTGCTCTACACCGGCGTCGCCAACTATCGCATCATGGCCGGCGTGCTGATCGGCGTCATCGCCACCGCGTTGCTGTTCAACGTGGTCGGCAGCGATACCAACCCCATGTTCGGCCTGCCGTGGTACTGGCATCTGACCCTGGGCGGTCTGATGTTCGGCCTGGTGTTCATGGCCACCGATCCGGTCAGTGCGGCGATGACCAATACCGGCCGCTGGATCTTCGGGATTCTCATCGGCGTCATGGTGGTGTTGATCCGCGTGGTCAATCCGGCCTTCCCCGAAGGGACCATGCTGGCGATCCTGTTCGCCAACATCTTCGCACCGCTGATCGACTACTTCGTGGTTCAAGCCAACATTAGAAGAAGGGCCAAACGTTATGTCTGAGAACACTCAAGCTACCAGCCAACTGGCGGAAAAATGGCAGGTCTGGCGGGCGAAGGCCGAGGCCTATTACCAGCGGCTCCTGTCCCTGCCCAACGACAGTTTCGAAAAAACCCTGGCGGTCGCTTTCTGGCTGTGTCTGATTTGTGCCGTGGTGGTCTCCTTCGCCGCCGTGGCCCTCAAGCCGCTGCAGGAAGCCAACAAGGCCGCTGACATGAAGCGCAACATCCTCGAAGTCGTCGGCCTCTACGAGCCGGGTATGGATGTCGATGAGGCCTTCAAGCAGTTCGAAATCAAGGTGGTGGATCTCAATCGCGGCGATTTCGCCGAGGATGTCGATCCCGACACCTACGACATGCGCAAGGCCGCCCGAGACCCGAAACTGAGCGAGCCGGTTCCCAAGGAGCGGGACATCGCCCAGATCAAGCGCAAGCCCAAATACGCCACGGTCTATCTGCTCAAGGACGAAAACGGCGAGCTGAAGGCGATCGTGCTGCCGGTCTGGGGTTACGGGCTCTGGTCCACCATGTATGGTTTCCTGGCCCTGGAGCCGGATTGCAACACCGTCATCGGCATCAATTTCTACGATCAGGGGGAGACGCCGGGTCTCGGTGGCGAAGTGGTCAATCCCGCCTGGCGCGCCCTGTGGAAAGGCAAGAAGGTTTACGACGAAAACGGCCAGCCGGTGCTGCGCCTGGTGAAGGGTAACGTCAGTCCCGACCAGCCCGGCGCCGAATACATGGTGGACGCCCTGGCCGGCGCGACCCTCACCAGCAACGGGGTCAGCAATCTGATCCGTTTCTGGCTCGGGGAGGACGGCTACAAGCCGTTCCTGGACAAATTCTGCGGCAAGCTTTGAGGAGAACAGCCATGAGTGACGAAATTCAGGCAGTGGAACAGGAAGAATTCGATTTCGAGAAAGTCAAGCCGGTCCTGGTGGAGCCGCTGGTGGACAACAACCCCATCATCATGCAGGTGCTGGGGATCTGTTCCGCCCTGGCGGTTACCTCTCAGCTTTCGACCGCGCTGATCATGAGCATCGCCCTCACTTCGGTGGTGGCCTGCTCCAACACTGCGATTTCGCTGATCCGCAACCACATCCCGTCGAGTATCCGCATCATCGTGCAGATGACCATCATCGCCTCGCTGGTGATCGTGGTGGACCAGATCCTCAAGGCGGTGGCCTACGACATCAGCAAGCAGCTGTCGGTGTTCGTCGGTCTGATCATCACCAACTGCATCGTCATGGGCCGGGCCGAGGCCTACGCGATGCAGAACCCGCCGCTGGCGAGCTTCTTCGACGGCCTCGGGAACGGCCTGGGTTATAGCCTGATCCTGGTCACCGTCGCCACCATCCGCGAACTGTTCGGCGCCGGCAGTCTGTTGGGTAGGGAGATCCTGCCGCTGGTGAAGAACGGCGGTTGGTACGAGCCCAACGGCCTGCTGCTGTTGCCGCCGAGCGCCTTCTTCATCATCGGTCTGCTCATCTGGGCGGTGCGGAGCTGGAAGCCGCAGCAGGTGGAAGCGCCTGAATTCAAGATCATGCCGGCACACGGGGAGGTGGCGTGATGGAAGGTCTGATCAGTCTGTTCGTCAAATCGGTCTTCATCGAAAACCTAGCCCTGGCGTTCTTCCTGGGGATGTGCACCTTCCTGGCGGTGTCCAAGCGCATCGCCACCGCCATCGGCCTGGGGATCGCGGTGATGGTGGTGCAGACCCTGACCGTGCCGGCCAACCATCTGATTCATGCCTACCTCCTCAAGGAAGGGGCGCTTTCCTGGGCAGGGCTTCCCGACGTGGATCTGAGCTTTCTGGTCTATCTGGCCAGCATCGGCGTGATCGCCGCCATCGTCCAGATTCTGGAGATGGTGCTCGACCGCTTCTTCCCGGCCCTTTACAACGCCCTGGGGATTTTCCTGCCCCTGATCACGGTGAACTGCGCCATCCTCGGCGGCAGCTTGTTCATGATCGAGCGGGAGTACAACCTGGCCGAGAGTGTGGTATACGGATTCGGCAGCGGTTTCGGCTGGGCGCTGGCGATCACCGCCATGGCCGGTATTCGGGAGAAGCTGAAATACAGCGACATCCCCGCCGGATTGCAGGGATTGGGGATCACCTTCATCACCGCAGGGCTCATGTCGCTCGGCTTCATGGCCTTCTCGGGAATTCAGCTCTAAATTTAGGGAAAAGACAACATGTTGGAGATCATCTTAGGCGTATTCTTCTTCACCGTCATCGTGCTGGCGCTGGTGATGGTGATTCTCGAAGCCAAGAAGCATCTTGTGCCCCAGGGGGATGTGGAGATCGTCATCAACGACGAGAAGACGGTCAAGGCGCCCGTGGGCAGCAAGCTGCTGATGGCCCTGGCCGATGCCGGTCTGTTCGTGCCGTCGGCCTGCGGTGGCGGTGGTACCTGCGGCCAGTGCCGGGTCAAAGTGTTGGAAGGCGGTGGCGATCTGCTTCCTACCGAGGCCAGTCACATCACCAAACGCGAGGCCCGCGAAGGCGAGCGTCTGTCGTGCCAGGTGACGGTCAAACAGCCCATGAAGATCGAGGTGCCGAAGGAGGTCTTCGGGGTCAAGAAGTGGGAATGCACCGTGCGTTCCAACAAGAACGTGGCTTCCTTCATCAAGGAACTGATCCTCGATCTGCCGGAAGGGGAAACCATCGACTTCCGCGCCGGCGGTTACATCCAGATCGAATGCCCGCCGTATCACGTCAAGTTCTCCGAGTTCGACATCGACGAGGAATATCGCGAGGACTGGGACAAGTACGATCTGTGGAAGCTGGAGTCCAAGGTGGACGAGCCGGTGGTACGGGCCTACTCCATGGCCAACTTCCCGCTGGAGAACGACATCGTCATGCTCAACGTGCGTATCGCCACCCCGCCGCCGGGCCTGGACGTGCCGCCGGGCAAGATGTCGTCCTACATCTTCAGCCTCAAGCCGGGAGACAAGGTCACCATCTCCGGGCCGTTCGGCGAGTTCTTCGCCCGCGACACCGACAACGAGATGGTCTTCGTCGGCGGCGGGGCCGGGATGGCGCCGATGCGTTCGCACATCTTCGACCAGCTCATCCGTCTCAAGTCCAAGCGCAAGATGACCTTCTGGTACGGCGCCCGCAGCTTGCGCGAAGCCTTCTACGTCGACCACTTCAACAAGCTCCAGGAAGAGCACGACAACTTCAAGTGGTTCCTGGCGCTGTCGGAACCGAAGCCGGAGGACAATTGGACCAGCTACACCGGCTTCATTCACGAAGTGCTGTATGAAAACTATCTGAAAGATCATCCGGCCCCGGAAGACTGCGAGTACTATCTCTGCGGTCCGCCGGTGATGAACGCCGCGGTGATCAAGATGCTGACCGATCTCGGGGTCGAACGGGAAAACATCCTCCTGGACGACTTCGGAGGCTGATCCGGCCATGGTCGGACATCGCTTGCGGGGAGCCTTCGGGCTCCTCGTTTTGTTTCTGCTGGCCGCCTGCCAGCCGGCGCCGCCCAAAGCCCAGTTCGAACAGCGCGGCCTGGTGATGGGGACCACCTTCTCCATCAAGGTCACCCGGCTGCCGGAAGGGGTCGATCCCGAGGCGTTGCGCCGGGGGCTGGAGCGGGTGTTGACCGAAGTGGACGCCACCATGTCCACTTACCGGCAGGACTCGCCTTTGTCACGTTTCAATCGCAGCACTCGTACCGATTGGCAGCCCGTGCCGCCGGCGTTGGCCCAAGTGGTGGCCGAAGCGCTGCGGATCAGCCGCTGGAGCGACGGGGCCTTCGACATCACCGTGGGGCCGTTGGTGAACCTGTGGGGCTTCGGTCCCGATCCGCGCCGCCAGGCACCGCCGCCGGTGCAGGCCATTGCGGCCGCCAAAGCCAGGATCGGTCATGACAAGCTGGAAGTCCGCCTCGATCCGCCGGCGCTGCGCAAGCGCATCCCTGATCTCTATGTGGACCTTTCCGGCATCGCCAAGGGTTTTGCGGTCGATCAGGCAGCCGTCTATCTGGAAAGCCAGGGAATTTCCGATTACATGGTCGAAATCGGCGGCGAGGTGCGCCTCAAAGGCGAAAGCCCCCGGGGCGGTCCCTGGCGCATCGCCATCGAAAAGCCGGTACCCAAGGTGCGGGAGATCGAAAAGGTCCTCAGTTTGACCGACATTGCTTTAGCCACTTCCGGCGATTACCGCAACTATTTCGAGGTCGGCGGGAAGCGCTTCTCCCACACCATCGATCCGCGCACCGGCCATCCCATCGCCCACCGTCTGGTGTCGGTGACGGTGTTGCGTCATACTACGATGGAAGCCGACGCTCTGGCCACTGCCTTCATGGTATTGGGGCCGGAGGCAGGTTTCGCCAAGGCCGAAGCCGAGAACATGGCCGTGCTGTTCATCGTCAAAGAGGACGACGGTTTCGTGGAACGGCCCACGTCGGCCTTTCGCCAATTCATAGGAGGAGGTGCATCATGATGACCCTGTTTCTCGTCACGTTCGCCGTCATCGCCGTCATCGTCGGCATCATGGCCATCGGGGTGATGTTCGGCCGTCCGGCCATCAAGGGCAGCTGCGGCGGCGTCGGCGGTGGAGAGTGCCTGTGCGCCCAGGGCAGGAAAGGCTGCGATGCCGGTCTGCCTGAGGATGCCAAAAAAGACCAGCTAGAGACTTGAGAGGAGGGCTGTCATGTTGAGGAATATCGCCGTCCGCGACTACATGGCCACCAATCTGGTGACCTTCACCCCGGAGACCGGCGTCTTTGACGCCATCCGCCAACTGCTAAAGCACAAGATCACCGGTGCCCCGGTACTGGAAAACGGCCGACTGGTCGGTTCGTTTTCCGAAATGGACTGCCTGCATGTGGTGCTGGACGCCGCCTATCACGAGCAGATGGCCGGCAAGGTGGGCGAATACATGAACAAGAACCTGGTCACCGTCGGCCCCGACGACAGCATCATCGAGGTGGCCGAGCGCTTTCAGAAGGCGCTGCTGCGGCATTTCCCGGTGGTGGAAGACGGCAAACTGATCGGTCTGATCAGCCGGGTGGACGTGCTGCGGGCCCTGGTCAGTATGTACTGAGCGGCGGGGGCTGACCCATCAATTCGCCGCCGCCCAGGCCCGTTTGGCCTGCCAGCGCTTCCAGGTGCTCCAAAGCAGCACCAGGACGGTCAATGCCAGCGGCCCCCCCAGAATGTTGACCAGTTTCAGCCGGGTGCCCAGGGATTCGATTTCCTGATTGTACTGGTGCTGCAGCTGCCTAAGTTCCTTGCGGATTTTCAGCCTTTCCCGCTGGAACTGGGCGATGGCCTGTTGTCTGGCCGCATCCAGGGGTGCGTTCTTGCCTTCGGCCGTTTTCATTTGTGCCAGTTTGGCCTCGGTTTGCTGCAGCTGCTGCTGCAGTTCTTCCACTTTGGCTTGGAACTGGCGTTGGGCCTTGGCGCGCAACCGTTCCACCACTGTAAAAGGGCGCTCGTAACGGCCGCGGCCGCGGATGCCGATGAGATCCGGATTGCCGGTCAGATGGTCGATGGCGTTGATGAGAAAGATGCCGTTGTCGGCGAAGGGCACCACGCTGCGGTTGCCGTCGGGGCCAGTTTCGATCCGGGCCCACAGGCGGTTGGCGAGCAGATCGGTGTCGCCCACCACGATCAGATGTGCCGGGGTGGTGCCGGTCTTGACCGGTTGCCCGGAAACGCCTTCCGGCGCCTCATGAAAGGCGCTTTTCAGCCTGCCGTCGATGCGGGCCGCCAGCACGAACGGCTTGCCGCCGGGCTTGAAAGCCTCCATCAGCATGTTGGGATCGAACAGATAGTCCAGGGCGGCGGCGGGAATCAGCATCGACTCGGGGCTGGAGTGGAGCAGGGGGGTGAAGGCGATGTCGGCTTCCGGCAAACGGCGCAGGGCCCCGGCGGAGGACAACACCAGTTTGTCCAGATGGGCGAGGGTGGGGTCGTCGGCCAGCGCTTCTCGGTCCAGGGTCAGCAGCCCTAAGTGACGCGCCGGTTTGCCTCCCCCCACGGTGACTCGGGAGGCATAGCGGTCGTCGCCGACGAAGCCCTTCGACGTATGCTCGAAACCCCAGGCTCGGAACAGCGGGTTGAGGTCCGAGGACTTGACCCGCCCCGGCTGTACGAAGGCCGGCGGGCCGTCCAGCTCCGCGTAAGGATCGACGAAGATCAGCGCTCGCCCGCCCTTGACCACGTACTGATCGACGGCATACAAGGTCCTGGGATGGAAACCTTTGGGGTGGATCAGGAGCAGCAGCTCGGTGCCAGCGGGAATCTGCTCGAAGTCCTTGGGCAGCCAGGTGACGTCGTAGAAGCGGCTGAGGGACTCCAGCGCCACCCACGGCGGCTGGGGCTGGCGGTTGAAGGGATTGATGCCGCCGCGCACCAAAAGGTCCGGCTCGGCGTAGATGGCCAGGCGCGGGCGGTGGTCGCGGTCGAGTTCGACCAAAAGCTCGCTGACGTCGTACTCGAGCCAGTTTTCCCGCTCGCGCTTGAAGAAGGGGATGACCGCGGTTTTGTCGCCGCGCACCGCCGCCAGGCCGAAATAGACCGGCGGGCTGCCGGGGGTCAGCGCCGCGCCGCGCAGCCCGCGGGCCACCGCCTGGTCCTCTTCC comes from Methylomarinovum tepidoasis and encodes:
- a CDS encoding Na(+)-translocating NADH-quinone reductase subunit C; protein product: MSENTQATSQLAEKWQVWRAKAEAYYQRLLSLPNDSFEKTLAVAFWLCLICAVVVSFAAVALKPLQEANKAADMKRNILEVVGLYEPGMDVDEAFKQFEIKVVDLNRGDFAEDVDPDTYDMRKAARDPKLSEPVPKERDIAQIKRKPKYATVYLLKDENGELKAIVLPVWGYGLWSTMYGFLALEPDCNTVIGINFYDQGETPGLGGEVVNPAWRALWKGKKVYDENGQPVLRLVKGNVSPDQPGAEYMVDALAGATLTSNGVSNLIRFWLGEDGYKPFLDKFCGKL
- a CDS encoding NADH:ubiquinone reductase (Na(+)-transporting) subunit D, whose amino-acid sequence is MSDEIQAVEQEEFDFEKVKPVLVEPLVDNNPIIMQVLGICSALAVTSQLSTALIMSIALTSVVACSNTAISLIRNHIPSSIRIIVQMTIIASLVIVVDQILKAVAYDISKQLSVFVGLIITNCIVMGRAEAYAMQNPPLASFFDGLGNGLGYSLILVTVATIRELFGAGSLLGREILPLVKNGGWYEPNGLLLLPPSAFFIIGLLIWAVRSWKPQQVEAPEFKIMPAHGEVA
- a CDS encoding CBS domain-containing protein, with product MLRNIAVRDYMATNLVTFTPETGVFDAIRQLLKHKITGAPVLENGRLVGSFSEMDCLHVVLDAAYHEQMAGKVGEYMNKNLVTVGPDDSIIEVAERFQKALLRHFPVVEDGKLIGLISRVDVLRALVSMY
- the nqrF gene encoding NADH:ubiquinone reductase (Na(+)-transporting) subunit F is translated as MLEIILGVFFFTVIVLALVMVILEAKKHLVPQGDVEIVINDEKTVKAPVGSKLLMALADAGLFVPSACGGGGTCGQCRVKVLEGGGDLLPTEASHITKREAREGERLSCQVTVKQPMKIEVPKEVFGVKKWECTVRSNKNVASFIKELILDLPEGETIDFRAGGYIQIECPPYHVKFSEFDIDEEYREDWDKYDLWKLESKVDEPVVRAYSMANFPLENDIVMLNVRIATPPPGLDVPPGKMSSYIFSLKPGDKVTISGPFGEFFARDTDNEMVFVGGGAGMAPMRSHIFDQLIRLKSKRKMTFWYGARSLREAFYVDHFNKLQEEHDNFKWFLALSEPKPEDNWTSYTGFIHEVLYENYLKDHPAPEDCEYYLCGPPVMNAAVIKMLTDLGVERENILLDDFGG
- a CDS encoding FAD:protein FMN transferase is translated as MVGHRLRGAFGLLVLFLLAACQPAPPKAQFEQRGLVMGTTFSIKVTRLPEGVDPEALRRGLERVLTEVDATMSTYRQDSPLSRFNRSTRTDWQPVPPALAQVVAEALRISRWSDGAFDITVGPLVNLWGFGPDPRRQAPPPVQAIAAAKARIGHDKLEVRLDPPALRKRIPDLYVDLSGIAKGFAVDQAAVYLESQGISDYMVEIGGEVRLKGESPRGGPWRIAIEKPVPKVREIEKVLSLTDIALATSGDYRNYFEVGGKRFSHTIDPRTGHPIAHRLVSVTVLRHTTMEADALATAFMVLGPEAGFAKAEAENMAVLFIVKEDDGFVERPTSAFRQFIGGGAS
- the nqrE gene encoding NADH:ubiquinone reductase (Na(+)-transporting) subunit E; this translates as MEGLISLFVKSVFIENLALAFFLGMCTFLAVSKRIATAIGLGIAVMVVQTLTVPANHLIHAYLLKEGALSWAGLPDVDLSFLVYLASIGVIAAIVQILEMVLDRFFPALYNALGIFLPLITVNCAILGGSLFMIEREYNLAESVVYGFGSGFGWALAITAMAGIREKLKYSDIPAGLQGLGITFITAGLMSLGFMAFSGIQL
- a CDS encoding NADH:ubiquinone reductase (Na(+)-transporting) subunit B, producing MSKTREFLDKIHPLFAKGGKYEKLYPLYEMVDTFLYSPADTAPDPVHVRDAIDLKRVMVYVWLATFPAIFIACYNTGYQANQAMQAMGLETIANWRGPIMDIFGYNPSNPLSCFLHGALYFFPVYIVTFVVGGLWEVLFAVVRKHDINEGFFVTSILFSLSLPPSIPLWMVALGITFGVVLGKEVFGGTGKNFLNPALTGRAFLFFAYPAFMSGDGVWVAVDGYSAATPLALGAAGGLPAIQEAGYSWGQTFFGFMPGSMGETSVIAILLGAAFLLYTGVANYRIMAGVLIGVIATALLFNVVGSDTNPMFGLPWYWHLTLGGLMFGLVFMATDPVSAAMTNTGRWIFGILIGVMVVLIRVVNPAFPEGTMLAILFANIFAPLIDYFVVQANIRRRAKRYV
- a CDS encoding DUF539 domain-containing protein, encoding MMTLFLVTFAVIAVIVGIMAIGVMFGRPAIKGSCGGVGGGECLCAQGRKGCDAGLPEDAKKDQLET
- a CDS encoding GldG family protein; translation: MRRPLILLLLALGVLAGLAALAQLPDWRLDLTEDKLYTLSPGTRHIVQGLKGPVTFEFYFSDRASRDMPLLRDYARRVRALLVEYRRLGDGRITLKVIDPQPFSEEEDQAVARGLRGAALTPGSPPVYFGLAAVRGDKTAVIPFFKRERENWLEYDVSELLVELDRDHRPRLAIYAEPDLLVRGGINPFNRQPQPPWVALESLSRFYDVTWLPKDFEQIPAGTELLLLIHPKGFHPRTLYAVDQYVVKGGRALIFVDPYAELDGPPAFVQPGRVKSSDLNPLFRAWGFEHTSKGFVGDDRYASRVTVGGGKPARHLGLLTLDREALADDPTLAHLDKLVLSSAGALRRLPEADIAFTPLLHSSPESMLIPAAALDYLFDPNMLMEAFKPGGKPFVLAARIDGRLKSAFHEAPEGVSGQPVKTGTTPAHLIVVGDTDLLANRLWARIETGPDGNRSVVPFADNGIFLINAIDHLTGNPDLIGIRGRGRYERPFTVVERLRAKAQRQFQAKVEELQQQLQQTEAKLAQMKTAEGKNAPLDAARQQAIAQFQRERLKIRKELRQLQHQYNQEIESLGTRLKLVNILGGPLALTVLVLLWSTWKRWQAKRAWAAAN